One window of Marinomonas primoryensis genomic DNA carries:
- a CDS encoding DUF1365 domain-containing protein, protein MDGKTERVLKDNYVPKHSAIYHGTVRHRRFSPRGHAFRYRIFMMYFDLDELDDVLAMSPWWSMTSWSLARFSRKDYFGDSALPIKQAVQAEVNQRLDLTLSGSVRMLTNCRYFGFIINPITIYYCFDENEQLQAMLLEVTNTPWGESIAYVFKCDPNQVTQRIQFSKAMHVSPFHPMDHFYDWRSNVPSKKLAVHMQNKELAGEECVFDATLSLSRIPLTSSSMAKVLFSYPVMTMQVAFGIYWQALKLWVKKIPFHSHPTNSSSTTK, encoded by the coding sequence ATGGATGGTAAGACAGAGCGTGTTTTGAAAGACAATTACGTACCCAAACACAGCGCTATTTATCATGGCACGGTTCGTCATCGTCGATTTTCACCTCGTGGTCATGCCTTTCGCTATCGTATTTTTATGATGTACTTTGACCTAGATGAGTTAGACGATGTATTGGCGATGAGCCCTTGGTGGTCGATGACGTCTTGGTCTTTAGCGAGGTTTTCTCGTAAAGATTATTTTGGTGATTCTGCCTTACCGATCAAGCAAGCCGTGCAGGCGGAAGTGAATCAGCGTCTCGATCTGACGTTATCCGGTTCAGTGCGCATGCTCACTAACTGTCGTTATTTTGGCTTCATTATTAATCCCATCACCATTTATTACTGCTTTGATGAAAACGAGCAGCTGCAGGCCATGTTGCTTGAAGTCACCAATACACCGTGGGGCGAAAGTATTGCCTATGTATTTAAGTGTGATCCAAACCAAGTAACGCAGCGTATCCAATTTAGTAAAGCGATGCATGTGTCTCCTTTTCATCCTATGGATCATTTTTATGACTGGCGCAGTAATGTGCCTAGTAAAAAATTAGCGGTGCATATGCAAAACAAAGAGTTGGCTGGTGAAGAATGCGTGTTTGATGCCACGTTATCACTGTCTCGTATTCCGCTGACGTCGTCTTCTATGGCAAAGGTACTGTTTAGTTACCCTGTTATGACGATGCAAGTAGCATTTGGAATTTATTGGCAAGCACTTAAGCTTTGGGTGAAAAAGATTCCTTTTCACTCACACCCTACTAACTCATCGTCTACCACCAAGTAG
- a CDS encoding DUF2878 domain-containing protein has translation MQRLINAVLFQLVWFVCLLAGNVWALVATAAYLLLHDRYFMHTRREWRLLGVFLALGIMIDGALFQLGLFSFGANVTSLNSFPPLWLLCLWVSVATLFAHSLAFLRSRYLLAATMGLIGPTLSYFAGANLAGITLADPIWLSLLVVACVWSMVLPFGLFLAEKWTLFQK, from the coding sequence ATGCAGCGTTTAATTAATGCCGTTCTGTTTCAGCTCGTATGGTTCGTTTGTTTATTGGCTGGCAATGTTTGGGCTCTTGTGGCGACAGCAGCGTATTTATTGTTGCATGATCGCTACTTTATGCACACTCGTAGGGAGTGGCGTTTACTCGGAGTATTTTTGGCACTTGGCATCATGATTGATGGTGCTTTGTTTCAGCTAGGATTATTTTCTTTTGGCGCCAATGTTACCAGTCTGAATAGCTTCCCTCCTTTGTGGTTACTTTGTCTGTGGGTCAGTGTTGCTACTTTATTTGCTCACAGTTTGGCTTTCTTGCGTTCTCGCTATTTATTGGCTGCTACAATGGGTTTGATCGGGCCGACATTGAGTTATTTTGCCGGCGCGAATCTGGCAGGTATTACCTTAGCAGATCCGATTTGGTTATCCCTATTGGTGGTGGCGTGTGTTTGGTCAATGGTGCTGCCATTTGGGCTTTTCTTAGCCGAGAAATGGACACTATTTCAAAAGTAA
- a CDS encoding NAD(P)/FAD-dependent oxidoreductase: MKIAIIGSGISGLTSAYLLQQQHDVTVFESANRIGGHTATVDVEEGGRTRAIDTGFIVFNDWTYPNFIRLMDELGVPSRATEMSFSVSCQRTGLEYGGNDLNTLFAQRRNIFNIPFLGMLKDILRFNKEAIQDLESGQLKEGVTLGEYLKEKGYGARFASHYLIPMGSAIWSSTLDEMMDFPLVFFVRFFKNHGLLSVNDRPQWRVIEGGSSAYLQPLVAKFKDRIQLGARITHVQRSDHDVVIQFEGGSQQTFDQVVFACHSDEALRLLTDPTQDEQAILAAIPYRNNEVVLHTDTRLLPKKKLAWSSWNYHLGADRTKPATLSYNMNILQHFSSNTTYVVTLNQTDMIDEDKIIGRYQYAHPTFSLEGINAQDRWADINGVKNTWFCGAYWRNGFHEDGCWSGVRVANGLGITW; this comes from the coding sequence GTGAAAATTGCCATTATAGGATCGGGGATTTCAGGCTTAACCAGTGCCTATCTTTTGCAACAACAGCATGATGTAACGGTATTTGAATCCGCAAACCGTATTGGCGGACATACCGCCACGGTAGATGTTGAAGAAGGTGGACGTACCAGAGCCATAGACACGGGCTTTATTGTTTTTAATGACTGGACGTACCCTAATTTTATTCGTCTTATGGACGAGCTTGGCGTTCCTTCTAGAGCGACCGAAATGAGCTTTAGTGTGAGTTGCCAGCGTACTGGACTTGAATACGGCGGCAATGATCTAAATACCTTGTTTGCCCAGCGCCGTAATATTTTCAACATTCCGTTTCTTGGCATGTTGAAGGACATTTTGCGATTCAATAAAGAAGCCATCCAAGATTTAGAAAGTGGTCAGTTAAAAGAAGGTGTGACATTAGGTGAGTATCTAAAAGAAAAGGGCTATGGCGCTCGTTTTGCCAGCCATTATTTGATTCCCATGGGAAGCGCCATTTGGTCATCGACACTCGACGAAATGATGGACTTTCCATTAGTCTTTTTTGTTCGCTTCTTTAAGAATCATGGCTTGCTGAGTGTGAATGACCGTCCGCAGTGGCGTGTGATTGAAGGCGGATCATCGGCGTATTTACAGCCGTTGGTTGCTAAATTTAAAGACAGAATCCAGCTGGGAGCGCGCATCACCCATGTCCAGCGTTCGGATCATGATGTTGTGATTCAATTTGAAGGTGGCTCTCAGCAGACTTTTGATCAAGTGGTGTTCGCTTGTCATAGCGACGAAGCATTACGTTTGTTAACGGACCCAACACAAGACGAGCAAGCGATTCTTGCTGCCATTCCTTATCGAAATAACGAAGTCGTGCTGCACACTGATACCAGATTGTTGCCGAAGAAAAAATTGGCTTGGTCAAGCTGGAATTATCATCTTGGCGCGGATCGAACTAAGCCTGCGACACTCAGCTACAACATGAATATCTTGCAGCATTTCTCCAGTAACACTACGTACGTGGTGACGTTGAATCAGACCGACATGATCGACGAAGACAAAATAATAGGGCGCTATCAGTACGCTCATCCTACTTTTTCGTTGGAAGGTATTAACGCTCAGGATCGTTGGGCAGACATTAATGGTGTTAAAAATACGTGGTTCTGCGGCGCGTATTGGCGCAATGGTTTTCATGAAGATGGTTGTTGGAGCGGTGTGCGTGTCGCCAACGGACTGGGTATTACTTGGTGA
- a CDS encoding SAM-dependent methyltransferase has protein sequence MNSVSMDNRKVSKNRTTTWFDNLARKMVFTMLERLEVGHLTLEENGETYLFGEEKKGSKYIAHIHIHDIHTYRDVFLNSSIGAGEAYMKGWWSSSDVVSVIRLMVANLNIINKMDAKRPIWSRIGAKIAHRLNANTKDGSKENISAHYDLGNDFFSLFLDPTMMYSSAVYPQKEASLEEASVHKLDRICQKLQLSKDDHLLEIGTGWGGMAIHAAKHYGCQVTTTTISKEQYEFAKSRVEAEGLQDKITLLLEDYRDLQGQYDKLVSIEMIEAVGHEYYDSYFMKCSELLKSHGVMVIQAITIADQRYDYARRSVDFIQRYIFPGGCLPSNQVIAHKIASKTDMQIIGLEDITEHYARTLADWRARFHEARHEVAEMGFDDVFCRMWDFYLAYCEGGFKERAISTGQFIFAKPDHRLSIEQK, from the coding sequence ATGAACTCCGTCAGTATGGATAATCGTAAAGTGAGCAAAAACCGAACAACAACATGGTTTGATAACCTAGCGCGTAAAATGGTATTTACCATGTTAGAACGACTTGAAGTCGGTCATCTTACCTTGGAAGAAAATGGCGAGACCTATCTATTTGGCGAAGAAAAAAAGGGTTCAAAATACATCGCTCACATTCATATCCACGACATTCATACTTACCGAGATGTGTTTTTAAACAGCAGTATTGGCGCAGGCGAAGCGTATATGAAGGGCTGGTGGTCTTCTTCGGATGTGGTTTCGGTGATTCGTTTGATGGTGGCCAACCTTAATATTATTAATAAAATGGACGCCAAGCGGCCCATTTGGAGCCGTATTGGCGCCAAAATAGCTCATAGATTAAACGCCAATACCAAAGACGGATCGAAAGAAAATATCTCGGCCCATTACGATCTTGGCAATGATTTTTTCTCGCTCTTTCTTGATCCTACAATGATGTATTCGTCTGCGGTTTATCCTCAAAAAGAGGCGTCTTTGGAAGAAGCGTCTGTTCACAAATTAGATCGTATTTGTCAGAAACTTCAACTTAGCAAAGACGATCATCTGTTAGAAATTGGAACGGGTTGGGGCGGAATGGCGATTCACGCCGCGAAACATTATGGCTGCCAAGTAACCACGACGACCATTTCTAAAGAACAATATGAATTTGCTAAATCACGAGTCGAAGCTGAAGGGTTACAAGATAAAATTACCTTGTTGCTAGAAGACTACCGAGATCTACAGGGTCAATACGACAAGTTGGTTTCTATCGAAATGATTGAAGCCGTCGGACATGAATACTATGACAGCTATTTCATGAAATGCAGTGAGCTATTAAAGTCACATGGTGTGATGGTCATTCAAGCCATTACTATTGCGGATCAACGTTATGATTATGCTCGCCGTTCTGTGGACTTTATCCAGCGTTACATTTTCCCCGGTGGTTGCTTGCCATCTAATCAAGTGATTGCTCATAAAATCGCTTCTAAAACCGACATGCAAATTATAGGGTTGGAAGACATTACTGAGCATTATGCAAGAACCCTGGCTGATTGGCGGGCGCGTTTTCATGAGGCGCGTCATGAAGTCGCCGAAATGGGCTTTGACGATGTTTTTTGCCGGATGTGGGATTTCTACCTTGCCTACTGTGAAGGCGGCTTTAAAGAACGAGCGATCAGTACTGGACAATTTATTTTTGCCAAGCCAGATCATCGGCTCTCTATTGAACAAAAATAG